From a single Mus musculus strain C57BL/6J chromosome 12, GRCm38.p6 C57BL/6J genomic region:
- the Srp54c gene encoding signal recognition particle 54C isoform 2 (isoform 2 is encoded by transcript variant 2), with protein sequence MVLADLGRKITSALRSLSNATIINEEVLNAMLKEVCTALLEADVNIKLVKQLRENVKSAIDLEEMASGLNKRKMIQHAVFKELVKLVDPGVKAWTPTKGKQNVIMFVGLQGSGKTTTCSKLAYYYQRKGWKTCLICADTFRAGAFDQLKQNATKARIPFYGSYTEMDPVIIASEGVEKFKNENFEIIIVDTSGRHKQEDSLFEEMLQVSNAIQPDNIVYVMDASIGQACEAQAKAFKDKVDVASVIVTKLDGHAKGGGALSAVAATKSPIIFIGTGEHIDDFEPFKTQPFISKLLGMGDIEGLIDKVNELKLDDNKALIEKWKHGQFTLRDMYEQFQNIMKMGPFSQILGMIPGFGTDFMSKGNEQESMARLKKLMTIMDSMNDQELDSTDGAKVFSKHPGRIQRVARGSGVSTRDIQELLTQYTKFAQMVKKMGGIKGLFKGGDMSKNVSQSQMAKLNQQMAKMMDPRVLHHMGGGGGRRK encoded by the exons ATGGTTCTAGCAGATCTTGGAAGAAAAATAACATCAGCATTACGCTCATTGAGCAATGCCACCATTATCAATGAAGAG gtaTTAAATGCTATGCTGAAAGAAGTATGTACAGCATTATTGGAAGCAGATGTTAATATTAAACTAGTGAAGCAACTCAGAGAAAATGTTAA GTCTGCAATTGATCTTGAAGAGATGGCATCTGGactgaacaaaagaaaaatgattcaGCATGCTGTATTTAAAGAACTTGTAAAG CTTGTAGACCCTGGAGTTAAAGCGTGGACACCGACTAAGGGAAAGCAAAATGTGATCATGTTTGTTGGATTGCAAGGGAGTGGTAAAACGACAACATGTTCAAAG TTAGCATATTATTACCAGAGGAAAGGTTGGAAGACCTGTTTGAtatgtgcagatacattcagAGCAG gAGCCTTTGACCAGCTAAAACAGAATGCCACCAAAGCAAGAATTCCGTTCTATGGCAG CTATACTGAAATGGACCCTGTCATCATTGCTTCTGAAGGAGTGGAGaaattcaaaaatgaaaattttgaaattattattgtTGATACAAGTGGTCGTCACAAACAAGAAGACTCTTTATTTGAAGAAATGCTTCAAGTTTCTAATGCTATA CAACCTGATAACATTGTTTATGTGATGGATGCATCCATCGGACAGGCTTGTGAGGCCCAGGCGAAGGCCTTTAAAGACAAAGTAGAtgtagcttcagtaatagtgacAAAACTCGACGGTCATGCGAAAGGAGGCGGTGCTCTTAGTGC AGTTGCTGCCACAAAAAGTCCAATTATTTTCATTGGTACAGGGGAACATATAGATGATTTTGAACCTTTCAAAACACAACCTTTCATCAGCAAACTCCTTG GAATGGGTGATATTGAAGGACTGATTGATAAAGTCAATGAATTGAAGTTGGATGATAACAAGGCACTTATAGAGAAGTGGAAGCACG GTCAGTTTACATTGCGAGACATGTATGAACAGTTTCAGAATATTATGAAAATGGGCCCATTCAGTCAGATATTG GGGATGATTCCTGGCTTTGGCACAGATTTTATGAGCAAAGGGAATGAGCAGGAGTCAATGGCAAGGCTGAAGAAACTGATGACAATCATGGACAGTATGAACGATCAAG AACTGGACAGTACAGATGGTGCCAAGGTTTTCAGTAAGCATCCAGGGAGAATCCAAAGAGTTGCCCGGGGATCAGGTGTGTCAACAAGAGATATTCAAGAACTTCTGACCCAGTATACCAAGTTTGCACAGATGGTCAAAAAGATGGGAGGTATCAAAGGACTTTTCAAAG